From one Musa acuminata AAA Group cultivar baxijiao chromosome BXJ2-6, Cavendish_Baxijiao_AAA, whole genome shotgun sequence genomic stretch:
- the LOC135614558 gene encoding guanylate kinase 2, chloroplastic/mitochondrial-like encodes MLFPFSPPSSSPFSAMLLQRLLSSVARRQLPSAFPLPKSVSTVISRPAGRSRLGFAPSQSFELPLMASSAPTEDARRSSFVPLPPSTADKATLYKGLEATLGSTFSSAPSFPPPNPLILVVSGPSGVGKDAVIKRLLEVREGIHFVVTATSRPQRPGEVDGKDYLFVTKEEFLSMIERDELLEHALVYGDYKGIPKQQIRDYMDKGFDIVLRVDIQGAATLRSILGNTAVFIFLVAESEETLVKRLVARKTETAEMLLVRIATAREEVRHLKEFDYVVTNAEGKLDNTVELVESIIDAEKAKVHRRNVQI; translated from the exons atgCTGTTCCCTTTCTCTCCGCCTTCCTCGTCTCCCTTCTCCGCGATGCTCTTGCAAAGACTTCTCAGCTCCGTCGCTCGACGCCAACTCCCTTCTGCCTTCCCCCTCCCCAAATCGGTCTCCACTGTGATCTCGAGGCCTGCCGGTCGGAGTCGGCTAGGGTTTGCCCCGAGCCAGAGCTTCGAGTTGCCGCTCATGGCGTCGTCCGCCCCCACCGAGGACGCCCGCCGCTCCTCCTTCGTCCCCCTACCACCCTCCACTGCAGATAAG GCTACGTTGTACAAAGGACTTGAAGCAACGTTAGGATCAACCTTCAGTTCAGCTCCTTCTTTCCCGCCACCAAATCCCTTGATCCTTGTTGTCAGTGGACCAAGTGGTGTTGGCAAAGATGCAGTTATCAAG AGGCTACTAGAAGTCCGGGAAGGAATTCATTTTGTTGTTACAGCAACCAGCCGACCACAACGACCAGGTGAAGTTGATGGGAAGGACTATCTTTTTGTAACCAAAGAGGAGTTTCTTTCAATGATTGAAAGAGATGAACTTTTGGAACATGCTCTTGTTTATGGGGACTACAAAGGAATCCCTAAACAGCAG ATTCGTGACTACATGGATAAGGGTTTCGATATTGTATTGAGAGTGGACATACAAGGTGCTGCTACACTGAGATCGATACTTGGCAACACAGCAGTCTTCATTTTTCTGGTCGCAGAAAGTGAAGAAACACTAGTAAAGAGGCTTGTAGCTCGTAAGACAGAAACAGCAGAAATGCTTCTTGTCAGGATTGCAACAGCTAGGGAAGAGGTTAGGCATCTCAAAGAATTTGACTATGTTGTTACAAATGCTGAAGGAAAACTGGACAACACAGTTGAACTTGTGGAGTCCATCATTGATGCTGAGAAGGCTAAAGTCCACAGGCGCAATGTCCAGATCTAG
- the LOC135614559 gene encoding ADP-ribosylation factor 2-B: MGLSFAKLFSRLFAKKEMRILMVGLDAAGKTTILYKLKLGEIVTTIPTIGFNVETVEYKNISFTVWDVGGQDKIRPLWRHYFQNTQGLIFVVDSNDRDRVVEARDELHRMLNEDELRDAVLLVFANKQDLPNAMNAAEITDKLGLHSLRQRHWYIQSTCATSGEGLYEGLDWLSSNIASK; the protein is encoded by the exons ATGGGGTTGTCGTTCGCAAAGCTCTTTAGCCGCCTGTTTGCGAAGAAGGAGATGAGGATCCTGATGGTCGGGCTTGATGCCGCTGGTAAGACCACAATTCTTTACAAGCTCAAGCTTGGAGAGATCGTCACCACCATTCCAACCATTG GATTCAATGTGGAGACCGTTGAGTACAAAAACATTAGCTTCACTGTATGGGATGTTGGTGGTCAGGACAAG ATCAGACCTCTGTGGAGGCATTACTTCCAGAACACACAGGGCCTTATTTTCGTTGTTGACAGCAATGACCGTGATCGTGTTGTTGAGGCAAGAGATGAACTCCACAGGATGCTAAATGAG GATGAGTTACGGGATGCTGTCTTGCTTGTGTTTGCTAACAAACAAGACCTTCCAAATGCAATGAATGCTGCTGAAATCACTGATAAGCTTGGTCTGCATTCCCTGCGTCAGCGACACTG GTACATACAGAGCACTTGTGCCACATCTGGTGAGGGCTTATACGAGGGGCTCGACTGGCTTTCTAGCAACATTGCCAGCAAG TAA
- the LOC135613766 gene encoding putative disease resistance protein RGA3 — MDREELLRNLVSKLGELAPLVELWNKGFGWVCSTAGTEISRLLSLEDDVQKLQRTFFRAQSLLSDAEDRRYIVDESVKGWLLELKAVAFDADDLLDRYRTLLDVAKLAKDGDSRKRKRFWFGSVGPDLGLLQRRSIGIEVAKIQDRLKEIADGRNNLQLKPSDGSRRAKSSPDSVPPSAVACFDRSNVVGRAKDCERIVGALTKECETVPSVIPIYGVAGVGKTALAQLVFDHFCEKDRGENHPNPKRPSGDDKGKGPAVAVGDDEYFDLKIWVSLPKGCDVITATKEIVDDITKNTCNDRILNILHHRLKELLDGKKFLLVLDNFWAEDCSFWDTLRAPLRYGAKGSKVLITTRSKVVSSRMTTQPVLPLEGLNESDCWALLRGVAFPHPEETVVSNLEEIGRKIVSRCQGSPLAAKSLGAILYDENDEEVWESIHQEMWALEENNNEILSRLMISYRHLTYPLKQCFAYCSLFPNGYEFDKDEVVQMWIAEGLVQRNGPRKPEAIGGRYFDRLLWGSFFERSHKQKYRMPSLIHDLARLVSKNELLIVEDGVLHDPPGRPRYASLFHPKLSTVTLEKLYAYERLRTLRSYGESKVGQVPKDLFFKLKWLRLLDLSNSDIEELPDSVGDLLLLRYLGLRGTGIRRLPESVSNLYNLKTLELSDCDELTELPKGTSKLVNLRHLGLHLDWEKDADLNSMPPGIGRLTSLQTLSRFTVTAGSECNIGELKDLNLKGELCISKLENMADAGDAGAANLMGKKYIRKLALRWTAQPLQTSADENRRRNPHEQVADRLRPHRNLEHLWIVNYPGRTFPNWMDDRSLWKLETMRLSGCVGCERLPSLGRLPRLKKLHVEKMDRLRNLGNILGFPTLEVLTIRNMLLLEKLFEVEAGEIPTLRELNLVCCPKLRELIPLPSTTIKLEISDCELLNSAS, encoded by the coding sequence ATGGATCGGGAGGAACTTCTCAGAAATCTTGTCTCCAAGCTCGGCGAGCTAGCGCCTCTCGTCGAACTCTGGAACAAGGGCTTCGGATGGGTATGCTCCACGGCCGGGACCGAGATCTCCCGCCTCCTTAGCCTGGAGGACGATGTCCAGAAGCTCCAGAGGACCTTCTTTCGGGCCCAATCCCTCCTCTCCGACGCCGAGGACCGCCGCTACATCGTGGACGAGTCCGTCAAGGGCTGGCTCCTCGAGCTCAAGGCCGTCGCCTTCGACGCCGACGATCTCCTCGACCGCTACCGGACCCTCCTTGACGTCGCCAAGCTCGCCAAGGACGGTGATTCGCGGAAGCGGAAGCGCTTCTGGTTCGGCTCCGTCGGCCCGGACCTCGGTCTCCTCCAGCGCCGCAGCATCGGAATCGAGGTTGCCAAGATCCAGGACAGATTAAAGGAGATCGCTGATGGCCGAAATAATCTCCAACTGAAGCCCTCCGATGGGAGCAGGCGAGCCAAGAGTTCCCCGGACTCGGTTCCTCCATCGGCCGTGGCGTGTTTCGATCGATCAAACGTCGTGGGGAGAGCCAAGGACTGCGAGAGGATTGTGGGTGCCCTGACAAAGGAGTGCGAGACGGTTCCTTCCGTGATCCCAATTTATGGCGTCGCGGGAGTCGGTAAGACCGCTCTTGCTCAATTAGTCTTCGACCATTTCTGTGAGAAGGATAGAGGGGAGAATCACCCCAATCCTAAACGGCCTTCTGGAGATGACAAGGGGAAAGGACCAGCGGTTGCGGTTGGCGACGACGAGTACTTTGACTTGAAGATATGGGTGTCGCTGCCCAAAGGCTGCGATGTTATCACGGCTACGAAAGAGATCGTCGATGATATAACCAAGAACACCTGCAACGATCGGATTTTGAACATCCTGCACCATCGTCTCAAGGAACTCCTCGACGGCAAGAAGTTCCTTCTGGTGCTCGACAATTTCTGGGCGGAGGACTGCAGCTTCTGGGACACGCTGCGCGCTCCTCTGCGGTACGGAGCCAAAGGAAGCAAGGTTTTGATTACGACTCGGAGCAAAGTGGTGTCGAGTCGGATGACGACGCAGCCAGTGCTCCCTTTAGAAGGCCTGAACGAGAGCGATTGCTGGGCGCTGCTTCGTGGTGTGGCATTCCCGCATCCTGAAGAGACCGTCGTTTCCAACCTGGAGGAGATCGGTAGGAAGATAGTGAGCAGATGCCAGGGATCACCTTTGGCCGCAAAGTCGCTCGGCGCCATCTTGTACGACGAAAACGACGAAGAAGTCTGGGAGAGCATCCACCAGGAGATGTGGGCTCTCGAAGAGAACAACAATGAGATATTGTCCCGTCTCATGATAAGCTACCGCCATCTGACCTACCCGCTAAAGCAGTGCTTCGCTTACTGCTCCCTCTTCCCAAACGGATACGAATTCGACAAAGACGAGGTGGTCCAGATGTGGATAGCAGAAGGCTTGGTTCAGCGCAACGGGCCGAGGAAGCCGGAGGCCATCGGCGGCAGGTACTTCGATCGCCTGCTATGGGGGTCGTTCTTCGAGAGGTCACACAAGCAGAAATACCGAATGCCCAGCCTGATCCATGATCTAGCCCGCCTCGTATCCAAGAATGAGCTACTGATCGTAGAGGATGGCGTGCTGCATGATCCGCCGGGACGGCCTCGTTATGCGTCTCTGTTTCACCCAAAGCTGAGTACGGTGACATTGGAGAAGCTCTACGCTTACGAACGTCTGCGGACACTCAGATCGTACGGCGAATCTAAAGTGGGGCAAGTTCCGAAAGATCTTTTCTTCAAACTAAAATGGCTGCGGCTATTGGATTTGAGCAATAGTGACATAGAAGAATTGCCAGATTCGGTTGGTGATCTACTTCTCCTTAGGTACCTCGGCCTCAGGGGTACTGGCATTCGACGGCTGCCCGAATCGGTGAGCAACCTGTACAATCTGAAGACTCTGGAGCTGAGCGATTGCGACGAGCTTACGGAGTTGCCCAAAGGAACGAGCAAATTAGTCAACCTCAGGCATCTTGGCTTGCATCTCGACTGGGAAAAGGATGCTGATCTGAATTCCATGCCACCCGGAATTGGGCGTCTAACTTCTCTGCAGACGCTGTCGAGATTCACCGTCACCGCCGGCAGCGAGTGCAACATCGGCGAGTTGAAGGATTTGAATCTTAAAGGAGAGCTTTGCATCTCTAAGCTAGAGAATATGGCGGATGCAGGCGATGCCGGAGCGGCTAATTTGATGGGGAAGAAGTACATCAGGAAGCTGGCGCTGCGGTGGACCGCTCAGCCTCTTCAGACCTCAGCCGATGAAAACCGAAGAAGGAATCCGCATGAGCAAGTTGCTGACAGGCTTCGTCCTCATAGGAATCTCGAACATCTATGGATTGTGAACTATCCGGGAAGAACATTTCCGAATTGGATGGATGATCGTTCTTTGTGGAAGCTAGAAACGATGAGACTCTCCGGCTGTGTCGGTTGCGAACGCTTGCCTTCGCTTGGGCGGCTACCTCGGCTCAAGAAGTTGCACGTAGAAAAGATGGACCGGCTGAGAAACTTGGGAAATATATTGGGATTTCCAACCTTGGAGGTTCTTACGATTAGGAACATGCTTTTATTGGAGAAATTGTTTGAAGTGGAAGCAGGTGAGATTCCCACGCTCCGTGAACTTAACCTCGTCTGCTGCCCCAAATTACGTGAGCTGATTCCACTTCCATCGACGACAATAAAACTGGAAATAAGTGACTGCGAGCTTCTGAACTCTGCTTCTTGA
- the LOC103987306 gene encoding E3 ubiquitin-protein ligase SIRP1, with translation MGESEAIAARYWCHMCSQLVSPIVEMELKCPHCNGGFVEEMDARGDMDDQALSLWAPIWLGMLGGGSLRRRRVHREEERENSDPDGDRQVETIRRRRRRTSAILHLLHVLREGNRRESDGADAERENGRRRESLILINPFTDPIILQGSSDANQLLSHSSSTIGVSPGDYFLGPGLDLLLQRLAESETSRYGTPPALKEAVDAMPTVKIEKNTSCSICLEDLEVGDEGREMPCKHTFHSGCILPWLDLHSSCPVCRFQMPADESKVVPSAGGSVSREGVGGGESLPWPSHRLSSLPGSRSSSSSSVSSPPSSSSSTSGSNSQPNEN, from the coding sequence ATGGGTGAGAGTGAGGCCATAGCCGCTAGATATTGGTGCCACATGTGCTCTCAATTGGTGAGTCCGATCGTGGAGATGGAGCTCAAATGCCCACATTGTAACGGTGGATTCGTGGAAGAGATGGATGCGAGAGGAGACATGGACGATCAGGCCCTCTCCCTGTGGGCCCCGATCTGGCTCGGAATGCTCGGAGGTGGCTCCTTGCGCCGCCGGAGAGTTCACAGGGAAGAGGAGAGGGAGAACTCGGACCCGGACGGAGACCGCCAAGTGGAGACCATTCGACGAAGGCGGAGGAGGACCTCCGCCATCCTTCACTTGCTCCATGTCCTCCGGGAGGGGAACAGACGGGAGTCCGATGGGGCCGACGCCGAGAGGGAGAACGGAAGGCGTCGGGAGAGCCTCATCCTCATCAATCCTTTCACCGATCCCATAATTCTGCAAGGATCATCGGATGCCAACCAGCTGCTAAGCCACAGCAGCAGCACCATCGGCGTTTCTCCGGGAGACTACTTTCTTGGCCCGGGTCTGGATCTTTTGTTGCAGCGTCTGGCAGAGAGCGAGACGAGCCGGTACGGGACGCCGCCGGCTCTGAAAGAGGCCGTGGATGCAATGCCGACGGTGAAAATCGAGAAGAATACGAGTTGTTCGATATGCTTGGAGGACTTGGAGGTGGGTGATGAGGGCAGGGAGATGCCCTGCAAGCACACGTTCCACAGCGGTTGCATCTTGCCGTGGCTGGACCTCCATAGTTCGTGCCCTGTTTGCCGGTTTCAGATGCCTGCCGATGAATCGAAGGTGGTCCCGAGCGCAGGCGGGAGTGTCAGCAGAGAGGGCGTCGGTGGTGGGGAAAGCCTTCCTTGGCCTTCCCATCGCTTGTCCTCTTTGCCAGGGTCTCGGAGCAGCAGTAGCAGCTCTGTTTCGTCACccccatcatcgtcatcatcgacCTCAGGGAGTAACTCTCAGCCAAACGAGAATTGA
- the LOC103987308 gene encoding NAC domain-containing protein 92 isoform X2, with amino-acid sequence MVDVSVLNMDDDCMALPPGFRFHPTDEEIITHYLSQKVIDRGFSARAMGEVDLNKCEPWDLPSKARMGEKEWYFFCQRDRKYPTGMRTNRATEAGYWKATGKDKEIYRGRRVLVGMKKTLVFYRGRAPRGHKTNWVMHEFRLEGKFPFPGVPKSAKDEWVVCRVFHKNMGITRSPPPPGSERIESLGKDLFDSTALPPLMDPPYLSSDARPSSCFIDKEEGFDFKDIPSFSAMMGMEDQVSSNPPQSSIFYSQVLAQSPYCSFPGHLHQQQAMTRALAADHDASSAIRRHCKMEQCWNNSMGCPSQDTGLSTDRNTEISSSMVSNHFGDFDNPSCGPVINLDNIWKY; translated from the exons ATGGTCGATGTTTCGGTGCTCAACATGGATGATGACTGCATGGCCTTGCCCCCCGGCTTCAGATTCCACCCCACGGATGAGGAGATTATAACTCACTACCTCTCGCAGAAGGTTATCGACCGCGGCTTCAGCGCAAGAGCCATGGGAGAGGTGGACCTCAACAAGTGCGAGCCATGGGATCTTCCGA GCAAAGCGAGGATGGGAGAGAAGGAATGGTACTTCTTCTGTCAGAGGGATAGGAAGTACCCGACTGGCATGAGGACCAACAGGGCCACGGAAGCTGGCTATTGGAAGGCCACAGGAAAAGATAAGGAGATCTACAGGGGGAGAAGAGTCCTTGTTGGGATGAAGAAGACGCTGGTGTTCTACAGAGGAAGAGCTCCCAGAGGACACAAGACTAATTGGGTGATGCATGAGTTCAGGCTCGAAGGCAAATTCCCATTCCCCGGTGTCCCAAAGTCCGCAAAG GATGAATGGGTCGTGTGTAGGGTCTTTCATAAGAACATGGGAATAACGAGAAGCCCACCACCACCTGGATCAGAAAGGATTGAGTCTCTTGGAAAAGATCTCTTTGACTCTACCGCATTGCCCCCTCTCATGGATCCTCCTTACCTCAGCTCCGACGCGAGACCTAGCTCATGCTTCATCGACAAAGAGGAAGGCTTTGATTTCAAAGATATTCCTAGCTTTTCCGCCATGATGGGTATGGAGGATCAAGTGAGCTCAAATCCGCCTCAGAGTTCGATCTTCTACTCACAAGTCCTTGCCCAAAGCCCTTACTGCTCGTTTCCGGGCCACTTGCACCAGCAGCAAGCAATGACGAGAGCTTTGGCTGCCGACCATGATGCATCTTCTGCCATCAGGAGGCATTGCAAGATGGAGCAGTGCTGGAACAATTCGATGGGCTGCCCCTCCCAGGACACCGGCCTGAGCACTGATCGCAACACCGAGATCTCCTCCTCCATGGTGTCAAATCACTTTGGCGACTTCGACAATCCTTCATGTGGACCGGTGATAAATTTGGACAATATATGGAAGTACTGA
- the LOC103987308 gene encoding NAC domain-containing protein 92 isoform X1: MVDVSVLNMDDDCMALPPGFRFHPTDEEIITHYLSQKVIDRGFSARAMGEVDLNKCEPWDLPSNRPAASPLSYIFSSTVIPFAAWFSDRVDSGVKLCFDSKGKARMGEKEWYFFCQRDRKYPTGMRTNRATEAGYWKATGKDKEIYRGRRVLVGMKKTLVFYRGRAPRGHKTNWVMHEFRLEGKFPFPGVPKSAKDEWVVCRVFHKNMGITRSPPPPGSERIESLGKDLFDSTALPPLMDPPYLSSDARPSSCFIDKEEGFDFKDIPSFSAMMGMEDQVSSNPPQSSIFYSQVLAQSPYCSFPGHLHQQQAMTRALAADHDASSAIRRHCKMEQCWNNSMGCPSQDTGLSTDRNTEISSSMVSNHFGDFDNPSCGPVINLDNIWKY, translated from the exons ATGGTCGATGTTTCGGTGCTCAACATGGATGATGACTGCATGGCCTTGCCCCCCGGCTTCAGATTCCACCCCACGGATGAGGAGATTATAACTCACTACCTCTCGCAGAAGGTTATCGACCGCGGCTTCAGCGCAAGAGCCATGGGAGAGGTGGACCTCAACAAGTGCGAGCCATGGGATCTTCCGAGTAATCGACCTGCCGCTTCTCCTCTTTCATACATCTTCTCTTCCACCGTGATTCCTTTTGCTGCTTGGTTTTCTGATCGTGTTGACTCGGGCGTCAAACTTTGTTTCGATTCTAAAGGCAAAGCGAGGATGGGAGAGAAGGAATGGTACTTCTTCTGTCAGAGGGATAGGAAGTACCCGACTGGCATGAGGACCAACAGGGCCACGGAAGCTGGCTATTGGAAGGCCACAGGAAAAGATAAGGAGATCTACAGGGGGAGAAGAGTCCTTGTTGGGATGAAGAAGACGCTGGTGTTCTACAGAGGAAGAGCTCCCAGAGGACACAAGACTAATTGGGTGATGCATGAGTTCAGGCTCGAAGGCAAATTCCCATTCCCCGGTGTCCCAAAGTCCGCAAAG GATGAATGGGTCGTGTGTAGGGTCTTTCATAAGAACATGGGAATAACGAGAAGCCCACCACCACCTGGATCAGAAAGGATTGAGTCTCTTGGAAAAGATCTCTTTGACTCTACCGCATTGCCCCCTCTCATGGATCCTCCTTACCTCAGCTCCGACGCGAGACCTAGCTCATGCTTCATCGACAAAGAGGAAGGCTTTGATTTCAAAGATATTCCTAGCTTTTCCGCCATGATGGGTATGGAGGATCAAGTGAGCTCAAATCCGCCTCAGAGTTCGATCTTCTACTCACAAGTCCTTGCCCAAAGCCCTTACTGCTCGTTTCCGGGCCACTTGCACCAGCAGCAAGCAATGACGAGAGCTTTGGCTGCCGACCATGATGCATCTTCTGCCATCAGGAGGCATTGCAAGATGGAGCAGTGCTGGAACAATTCGATGGGCTGCCCCTCCCAGGACACCGGCCTGAGCACTGATCGCAACACCGAGATCTCCTCCTCCATGGTGTCAAATCACTTTGGCGACTTCGACAATCCTTCATGTGGACCGGTGATAAATTTGGACAATATATGGAAGTACTGA
- the LOC135614563 gene encoding transmembrane emp24 domain-containing protein p24delta10-like, with amino-acid sequence MDDSSSPLRLPLLLLMVLAFVWSSRPSQALVFHIPSGRVKCLTEDIRAGAMSLAHFRVADDPAYGHNISASVMDPNGEDLRRVDGVESGEFAFVATETGKHTACFWSPHFQLEAAVTVDFEWKTGIAAKDWTSVATKGKIDEMELELKKLEDSINSIHEEMIFLRNREEEARRLNETTTSRMGSLSILSFIVCMGVAGLQLLHLKTFFHREKIL; translated from the exons ATGGACGACTCGTCCTCTCCTCTTCGACTACCGCTGCTACTGCTGATGGTACTAGCTTTCGTGTGGTCCTCTCGACCTTCGCAGGCGCTGGTCTTCCACATCCCCTCCGGCCGCGTCAAATGCCTCACCGAGGACATCCGTGCAGGGGCAATGTCCCTCGCCCACTTTCGCGTCGCCGACGACCCCGCCTACGGTCACAACATCTCCGCTAGC GTGATGGATCCGAATGGGGAGGACTTGCGACGGGTGGACGGTGTGGAGTCGGGGGAGTTCGCTTTCGTGGCGACGGAGACGGGGAAGCACACGGCCTGCTTCTGGTCGCCCCATTTCCAGCTCGAAGCCGCCGTGACGGTGGATTTCGAGTGGAAGACGGGGATTGCCGCCAAGGATTGGACCTCCGTCGCCACGAAAGGGAAGATCGAT GAGATGGAACTGGAGTTGAAGAAGCTGGAGGATTCAATCAATTCCATACACGAAGAAATGATATTCTTGAGAAATAG GGAGGAAGAGGCGCGGAGACTAAACGAAACAACAACATCAAGGATGGGATCTTTGAGCATTTTGTCCTTCATTGTCTGCATGGGAGTGGCCGGTTTGCAGCTTCTTCATTTGAAGACTTTTTTCCACAGAGAGAAGATTCTATGA